The following proteins are co-located in the Flavobacterium sp. CECT 9288 genome:
- a CDS encoding efflux RND transporter periplasmic adaptor subunit gives MKKIIITAVIIIGSLGVIGYILTNNKKENEAKTAVVAEKNATVSVRTDVVKTEVVSLDFTSNGNFEPVQELKFSAEKSGKITKVLAKEGDYVSVGQTLAIVRSDVVNVNAQNANAIYQNAVADYNRFENAFKTGGVTKQQLDQAKLQMVNAKSQLTQANINVGDTRIKAPISGFINKKHIEVGSIITGMPATQLFDIVNVSKLKLKVNVNESQVAGLKVGNATTVVASVYPDKTFSGKITFIAAKADETLNFPVEIEITNNANKDLKAGMYGTAEFASNQQKQALKIVPRNAFVGSVSSNQVFVIENGTAKLKTVTAGRILGDKVEILNGLEEGEQIIVTGQINLQDGSKVEVIK, from the coding sequence ATGAAAAAAATTATAATAACCGCTGTAATCATCATAGGTAGTTTAGGTGTAATTGGATATATTTTAACCAATAACAAAAAAGAAAACGAGGCTAAAACTGCAGTAGTTGCTGAAAAAAATGCAACAGTATCGGTACGAACTGATGTGGTAAAAACAGAAGTAGTATCTCTTGACTTTACCTCAAATGGAAATTTTGAACCGGTGCAAGAACTAAAATTTTCAGCGGAGAAATCAGGAAAAATAACTAAAGTTTTAGCCAAAGAAGGTGATTACGTGAGCGTAGGACAAACTCTTGCTATTGTGCGTAGTGATGTGGTGAATGTAAATGCGCAAAATGCAAATGCTATTTATCAAAACGCAGTGGCTGATTACAACCGATTTGAAAACGCATTTAAAACCGGTGGTGTGACCAAGCAACAACTAGACCAAGCCAAACTACAAATGGTAAATGCTAAGTCACAATTGACACAAGCCAACATTAACGTAGGTGATACTAGAATCAAAGCACCAATAAGCGGATTCATCAATAAAAAACACATTGAGGTAGGATCTATAATTACCGGAATGCCTGCAACACAATTATTTGATATTGTAAACGTATCAAAACTAAAATTAAAAGTTAACGTAAACGAAAGTCAAGTAGCTGGATTAAAAGTAGGAAACGCTACAACAGTTGTTGCCAGTGTGTATCCAGACAAAACTTTCTCAGGAAAAATTACATTTATTGCTGCAAAAGCGGATGAAACTTTGAACTTCCCAGTAGAAATAGAAATCACAAACAATGCCAATAAAGACCTAAAAGCAGGAATGTATGGTACGGCAGAATTTGCATCAAACCAACAAAAACAAGCTTTAAAAATTGTTCCTAGAAATGCCTTTGTAGGTAGTGTAAGCAGCAATCAAGTATTTGTAATTGAAAACGGAACTGCTAAATTAAAAACAGTAACTGCTGGTAGAATTCTAGGTGATAAAGTAGAAATCTTAAACGGTCTTGAAGAAGGAGAGCAAATAATTGTAACGGGACAAATCAATTTGCAAGACGGTAGCAAAGTGGAGGTTATTAAATAA
- a CDS encoding efflux RND transporter permease subunit, protein MKLAEISIKRPSLVIVLFTILTLGGLFSYSNLGYELIPKFETNVITIATIYPGASPSEVENTVTKKIEDAIASLENIKKIDSKSYESLSTVSITLTSTADVNISMNDAQRKINAVLGELPDDVETPSLTKFSLSDLPIMTLGANGNLDEVAFYDLVDKKLAPVISRVEGVAQVNIIGGQEREIQVNLDAVKMQAYGLSIPQVQQNILASNLDFPTGNIQTREQKILIRLAGKYKNVDELRNLIVSSRNGIQVRLSDIADVQDGQKITEKVARVNRKSAIILQIIKQSDANAVAVSEELVKTIAKLESDYKPVGLKLAVAKDSTVFTLEAADAVVHDLLIAVLLVALVMLFFLHSIRNSLIVMVSIPASLIATFIGIYLMGYTLNLMSLLGLSLVVGILVDDAIVVLENIYRHMEMGKNKVRAAYDGTAEIGGTVVSITLVIVVVFLPIAMSTGLVSNIITQFCVTVIISTLLSLVASFTIIPWLSSRYGRLEHITGKNLFGRIILGFESYLTRFTNWISRLLEWCLDHYVKTLVIIVVIFFGSMISLLGGGFIGGEFFAASDSGEFLVQIEMPKDASLEQTNFMTQKAEDFLSKEEYVFSQITTVGQNSTGLGASQATAYKAEINVKMVGLDKRDEPANVYAAKTKRKLEKILVGAKVKTVPVGILGTAEDATLNLIVTGPDVASAMLFAKAAEKELRTIPGATEIELSVEDGNPEVNVKVDRDKMAALGLNLQTVGITMQTAFSGNTDGRFRAGEYEYDINIKYNAFDRKSIADVSNLIFINDMGQQIKLNQFATVTEGSGPSQLERRDKSASVTVKGQNVGVASGTIVGMWQEKIDKLKKPVGVNYIWGGDQENQAEGFGTLGIALLAAIILVYLVMVSLYDSFVHPFVVLFAIPLSFIGAMLALALTNNTLNIFTILGIIMLIGLVCKNAIMLVDYTNQRRKAGETVRTALIQANHARLRPILMTTIAMVFGMFPIALASGAGAEWKNGLAWVIIGGLISSLFLTLVVVPVIYQIMEKIINRVSKGEKVDYEAEMIADYEHREVSEH, encoded by the coding sequence ATGAAATTAGCAGAAATATCCATAAAACGTCCGTCGTTAGTGATTGTATTGTTTACAATCCTAACACTTGGTGGACTGTTCAGTTACAGCAATTTGGGGTACGAATTGATCCCGAAATTTGAAACGAACGTAATTACTATTGCTACCATTTACCCGGGAGCATCGCCTAGTGAGGTAGAAAATACCGTTACTAAAAAAATTGAGGACGCGATTGCCTCTCTTGAAAACATAAAAAAAATAGACTCTAAGTCGTACGAAAGTTTATCTACTGTATCGATCACATTGACTTCAACAGCCGATGTTAATATTTCAATGAACGATGCGCAACGTAAAATTAATGCCGTTTTAGGAGAACTTCCTGACGATGTAGAAACTCCCTCTTTAACTAAATTCTCCTTGAGTGATTTACCAATTATGACTCTTGGTGCCAATGGAAATTTAGACGAGGTAGCTTTTTACGATCTTGTTGACAAAAAATTAGCTCCCGTTATTTCACGTGTTGAAGGTGTGGCACAAGTAAATATTATTGGTGGACAAGAACGTGAAATCCAAGTGAATCTAGATGCTGTAAAAATGCAAGCCTACGGACTTTCTATTCCACAGGTTCAACAAAATATTCTGGCTTCTAACTTAGATTTCCCTACCGGAAACATTCAAACTCGTGAGCAAAAAATATTAATTCGATTAGCTGGAAAGTACAAAAACGTTGACGAATTAAGAAACCTAATTGTTTCCTCTAGAAATGGTATCCAAGTACGTCTTAGCGATATTGCTGATGTACAAGATGGTCAAAAAATTACTGAAAAAGTAGCACGTGTAAACCGAAAAAGCGCTATCATTTTACAGATTATCAAACAATCTGATGCGAATGCGGTTGCGGTAAGTGAAGAGTTGGTGAAAACCATTGCTAAACTTGAATCGGATTACAAACCAGTAGGTCTAAAACTTGCAGTAGCTAAGGACAGTACTGTTTTTACACTTGAAGCGGCTGATGCAGTAGTTCATGATTTACTTATTGCGGTGCTTCTTGTAGCGCTAGTAATGTTATTCTTCTTACACAGTATCAGAAACTCATTGATCGTAATGGTATCTATTCCGGCTTCGTTAATTGCAACGTTTATCGGAATTTATTTGATGGGCTATACCTTAAACTTAATGAGTTTATTAGGATTGTCTCTTGTAGTAGGTATCTTGGTGGATGATGCCATTGTGGTACTCGAGAATATTTATAGGCACATGGAAATGGGCAAGAACAAAGTGCGAGCTGCTTATGATGGTACTGCCGAAATTGGTGGGACCGTAGTATCGATCACTTTAGTAATTGTGGTGGTATTTTTACCTATCGCTATGAGTACAGGTTTAGTATCAAACATTATCACGCAATTTTGTGTAACAGTAATTATCTCAACCTTATTGTCATTAGTAGCATCGTTTACTATTATTCCTTGGTTGTCTTCAAGATATGGTAGATTAGAACACATTACTGGTAAAAACCTTTTTGGAAGAATAATTCTTGGGTTTGAAAGTTACTTGACTCGTTTTACAAACTGGATCTCTAGATTATTAGAGTGGTGTTTGGATCATTATGTAAAAACCTTAGTGATTATAGTTGTGATCTTCTTTGGATCGATGATTAGTTTATTAGGTGGTGGATTCATTGGTGGAGAATTCTTTGCAGCTTCTGATAGTGGTGAGTTCTTGGTTCAAATAGAAATGCCAAAAGATGCGTCATTGGAACAAACCAATTTCATGACTCAAAAAGCAGAAGATTTCTTGTCGAAAGAAGAATATGTTTTTAGTCAAATTACAACTGTAGGACAAAACAGTACTGGATTAGGTGCTTCACAAGCTACGGCTTACAAAGCAGAAATCAACGTGAAAATGGTAGGCTTAGACAAGCGTGATGAACCTGCAAATGTATATGCAGCTAAGACCAAACGTAAACTAGAAAAAATTTTAGTGGGTGCAAAGGTAAAAACAGTTCCTGTTGGTATTTTAGGTACTGCTGAAGATGCTACTTTGAATTTAATTGTAACAGGTCCTGATGTAGCTAGCGCTATGCTTTTTGCAAAAGCGGCCGAAAAAGAATTACGTACAATTCCTGGAGCTACCGAAATTGAATTATCTGTTGAAGACGGTAATCCAGAAGTGAACGTAAAAGTAGATCGTGATAAAATGGCTGCTCTTGGGTTGAACCTGCAAACAGTAGGTATTACAATGCAAACGGCCTTTAGCGGAAACACTGACGGACGTTTTAGAGCGGGTGAATACGAGTACGACATCAACATTAAATACAACGCTTTTGATAGAAAAAGTATTGCCGATGTAAGCAACTTGATCTTCATAAACGATATGGGTCAGCAAATTAAATTGAATCAATTTGCAACCGTAACCGAAGGTTCTGGACCAAGTCAACTAGAACGTAGAGACAAATCAGCATCGGTAACGGTAAAAGGTCAAAACGTAGGAGTTGCTTCTGGTACCATTGTAGGAATGTGGCAAGAAAAAATTGATAAGCTTAAAAAACCTGTTGGGGTAAATTACATTTGGGGTGGTGATCAAGAAAACCAAGCTGAAGGTTTTGGAACGTTAGGAATTGCATTATTAGCGGCTATTATTTTGGTTTATCTGGTAATGGTTTCGTTATATGACAGTTTTGTGCATCCATTTGTAGTATTGTTTGCCATTCCGCTTTCGTTTATTGGAGCAATGTTGGCTTTGGCTTTGACCAATAATACATTGAACATATTTACCATTTTGGGTATCATAATGCTTATTGGTCTGGTTTGTAAAAATGCGATCATGTTGGTAGATTACACCAATCAAAGACGTAAAGCTGGTGAAACAGTAAGAACGGCTTTAATTCAAGCCAATCATGCTAGACTACGTCCTATTTTGATGACTACAATTGCCATGGTTTTTGGTATGTTCCCTATTGCATTAGCATCAGGAGCTGGAGCCGAATGGAAAAACGGTCTGGCTTGGGTAATTATTGGTGGATTAATATCTTCATTATTCTTAACGCTTGTTGTGGTTCCTGTAATTTACCAAATTATGGAGAAAATCATAAACAGAGTTTCTAAAGGTGAAAAAGTAGACTATGAAGCTGAAATGATCGCTGATTACGAGCACCGAGAAGTGAGTGAACACTAA
- a CDS encoding TetR/AcrR family transcriptional regulator, translating to MKEKIISKAKEMFLKLGFKSITMDDIAGEMCISKKTIYKYFANKELLIEESVQVIHTEVNTIINTITSQDFNAIEENFEIRRMFENMFKSTDTSPVYQLKKHYPEVYQKVLSDQVEMCESCFRKNIEKGIVQGLYRKDLNIDAYIKFYYTLIFSINENIRSEREAFALEMEALQYHTRAMATENGILELERNLIKSSL from the coding sequence ATGAAAGAGAAAATTATATCTAAAGCTAAGGAAATGTTTTTGAAACTCGGTTTCAAGAGTATCACTATGGACGATATTGCTGGCGAAATGTGTATTTCAAAAAAAACAATTTACAAGTATTTTGCTAACAAAGAGTTACTTATCGAAGAGAGTGTTCAAGTAATTCATACCGAAGTAAACACGATCATAAACACGATAACCTCTCAAGATTTTAATGCCATTGAAGAGAATTTTGAAATCAGACGTATGTTTGAAAACATGTTTAAGTCTACTGATACTTCGCCGGTGTACCAATTAAAAAAACATTACCCCGAAGTGTACCAAAAAGTATTATCTGATCAAGTGGAAATGTGCGAGTCCTGTTTTAGGAAAAACATAGAGAAAGGAATTGTACAAGGTTTATATAGAAAAGACTTAAACATAGACGCTTACATCAAGTTTTACTATACTTTAATTTTTTCGATTAACGAAAACATTAGATCAGAACGAGAAGCATTTGCACTTGAAATGGAAGCATTACAATACCATACCAGAGCTATGGCAACAGAAAATGGCATACTGGAACTAGAAAGAAATTTAATTAAATCAAGTTTATAA
- a CDS encoding polyprenyl synthetase family protein — MHNIVQYQEFLSAYLQSQYETKEPRNLYEPIHYILDLGGKRMRPVLTLMSAEVFDADYKKALPAALAVEVFHNFSLVHDDIMDDAPLRRGHETVHEKWNINTGILSGDAMLILAYQYFEQYEPLIFRDLAKLFSKTALEVCEGQQWDVDFEDRTDVTIPEYLKMIQYKTAVLVAAAMKMGAIIAETSVENANLIYDFGLNLGLAFQLQDDFLDAFGNPETFGKQVGGDIIENKKTYLYLKAVAFSNEKEAEELKSLFSIQPEDSTDKIERVKALFNSSGASKATQDAIQDFTFKAFQTLDKMNISIEKKEMLRAFGENLMGRKV, encoded by the coding sequence ATGCACAATATCGTTCAATATCAAGAGTTCCTTTCTGCTTATTTGCAATCTCAATATGAAACCAAAGAACCAAGGAATTTATATGAGCCTATTCATTATATTTTAGATTTAGGTGGTAAAAGAATGCGTCCTGTACTTACTTTAATGAGTGCTGAAGTTTTTGATGCCGATTATAAAAAAGCACTTCCAGCAGCTTTAGCGGTGGAGGTTTTTCATAATTTTTCATTGGTACATGATGATATTATGGACGATGCTCCTTTGAGAAGAGGACATGAAACGGTTCATGAAAAATGGAATATCAATACTGGAATTTTATCTGGGGATGCGATGTTGATCTTGGCTTATCAGTATTTTGAGCAATACGAGCCGTTGATTTTTAGAGATTTAGCCAAGTTATTTAGCAAAACAGCTCTTGAAGTTTGTGAAGGGCAACAGTGGGATGTTGATTTTGAAGATCGTACAGATGTTACTATTCCTGAATATTTAAAAATGATTCAGTATAAAACAGCTGTTTTAGTGGCAGCAGCCATGAAAATGGGAGCAATTATTGCCGAAACTTCAGTAGAGAATGCAAATTTAATTTATGATTTTGGACTTAACTTAGGATTGGCTTTCCAATTGCAAGATGACTTTTTAGACGCTTTTGGAAACCCAGAAACTTTTGGAAAACAAGTAGGCGGAGATATCATTGAAAACAAAAAAACCTATTTATACCTTAAAGCAGTTGCTTTTTCAAATGAAAAAGAAGCGGAGGAACTGAAAAGTCTTTTTTCAATTCAGCCAGAAGACAGCACAGATAAGATAGAACGTGTAAAGGCACTTTTTAATAGTTCAGGTGCGTCCAAAGCTACTCAGGATGCCATTCAAGATTTTACGTTTAAGGCGTTCCAAACGCTGGACAAAATGAACATCAGTATCGAGAAAAAGGAAATGTTGAGAGCTTTTGGTGAAAACCTAATGGGAAGGAAAGTATAA
- a CDS encoding YceI family protein — MKTTWTIDSNQSDVLIKMRHSIIAYLAGSINEFDGHIDIDNNEIADASIAFSLDVNNRDATLEQIDNHLKMNDFFNVKEYPLISFKSTSFEKVTPNINFLKGNLTIKNITKSVELDAEFIGINAYNGNKKAAFEITANINRKDFGLTPNTFQQAGGLSLGQDIKLIANLEFTV; from the coding sequence ATGAAAACCACTTGGACCATTGACTCGAATCAATCTGATGTTCTTATTAAAATGAGACACTCTATCATTGCGTATTTAGCGGGCAGCATCAATGAATTTGACGGTCATATTGACATAGATAATAATGAAATAGCCGATGCATCAATCGCTTTTTCACTAGATGTAAATAACAGAGACGCTACATTAGAACAAATAGACAATCACTTAAAGATGAATGATTTCTTTAATGTGAAGGAATATCCATTGATTAGCTTTAAATCTACTTCATTTGAAAAAGTCACTCCCAATATCAATTTCTTAAAAGGAAATCTTACCATTAAAAATATCACCAAATCGGTAGAACTTGATGCAGAGTTTATTGGAATTAACGCGTACAATGGCAACAAAAAAGCTGCTTTTGAAATCACGGCCAATATCAATCGCAAAGACTTTGGGTTAACACCAAATACTTTCCAACAAGCAGGTGGACTATCTCTAGGTCAAGACATTAAGTTAATTGCCAATCTAGAATTTACAGTTTAA
- a CDS encoding TolC family protein: MRKIIILMTVLLSISIHAQELKSLTLKDAITYALENKADAKKARLQVERGEYEIQEVRSRALPQISANGSLNYNPILQTTVIDGAGFGAPGTTIQAAFGQKWNSTAGVSLNQALYDQAVFIGLKAAKSTREFYQINAQLTEEQVIERVANAYYQVYVTRQNLTVLDNNLKNTTKVKDIIQGQYDNGLAKKIDLDRTLVRISNINTLRQQTLNAVTLQENALKFFMGLPVNTAISIPETEFEITPSALSLAPDTTTRTEYLLLKKNEQLLEYQKKSIEAAYYPSLSLTGGYNFIGQGPEMPWFKKPSDGVYWSDFASVGLNLRIPIFSGFGTKARVSQASNKLASIKVDLEETKLALDLEYSNAKTQIENSIVSINNQKENAKLAQEVLTNTNNNYIQGLASLTDLLEAESELVVAQNNYTSALLDYKLAEIQLIKAKGELKTLTNK; encoded by the coding sequence ATGAGAAAAATAATCATACTAATGACCGTGCTGCTGTCCATAAGCATTCATGCACAAGAACTAAAAAGCCTAACTTTAAAAGATGCTATTACGTACGCACTTGAAAACAAAGCCGATGCGAAAAAGGCAAGATTACAAGTAGAAAGAGGGGAATACGAAATTCAAGAAGTTCGTTCAAGGGCTTTGCCTCAAATTTCAGCAAATGGTAGCTTAAACTACAACCCTATCTTGCAAACTACTGTAATTGACGGCGCTGGATTTGGCGCACCAGGAACCACAATTCAAGCTGCGTTTGGTCAAAAATGGAACTCAACAGCGGGAGTTTCCCTTAATCAAGCCTTATACGACCAAGCTGTTTTTATAGGTTTGAAAGCGGCAAAATCAACTCGTGAGTTTTACCAAATAAACGCACAATTAACTGAAGAGCAAGTTATAGAGCGCGTAGCTAATGCATACTACCAAGTTTATGTAACGCGTCAAAACTTAACTGTACTTGATAACAACCTTAAAAATACCACAAAAGTTAAGGACATCATTCAAGGACAATATGATAACGGACTGGCTAAAAAAATTGATTTAGATAGAACGCTAGTTCGTATCTCAAACATTAATACTCTGCGACAACAAACTCTGAACGCTGTCACTTTACAAGAAAACGCTTTAAAATTTTTTATGGGTTTACCTGTAAATACGGCCATTTCTATTCCAGAAACAGAATTTGAGATTACTCCAAGTGCACTTTCACTAGCTCCAGATACAACAACTAGAACTGAATATTTGCTACTTAAAAAGAACGAACAATTACTGGAGTACCAAAAAAAATCTATTGAAGCAGCTTATTACCCAAGTTTATCGCTTACAGGCGGATATAACTTCATCGGTCAAGGTCCAGAAATGCCTTGGTTCAAGAAACCATCAGATGGCGTTTATTGGTCAGACTTTGCTTCTGTAGGACTGAATTTACGTATTCCAATCTTTTCAGGATTTGGAACAAAAGCAAGAGTAAGCCAAGCTAGTAACAAACTTGCTTCTATAAAAGTAGATTTAGAAGAAACAAAATTGGCATTGGATTTAGAATACAGCAATGCAAAAACGCAAATCGAGAATAGTATTGTATCGATCAACAATCAAAAAGAGAACGCAAAACTTGCTCAAGAAGTTTTAACAAATACGAACAACAACTACATTCAAGGCTTAGCATCACTTACTGATTTACTTGAAGCAGAAAGTGAACTTGTTGTAGCTCAAAACAATTACACATCGGCCTTATTAGATTACAAATTAGCTGAAATACAATTAATAAAAGCAAAAGGAGAACTAAAAACATTAACCAATAAATAA
- a CDS encoding 2-oxoglutarate dehydrogenase E1 component encodes MDRFSFLNAAHTEFFAQLYDQYLENPDSVEPSWRSFFQGFDFGMTTYNEENPVAQLANFASTNTDVSLVSDKLQKEFNVLKLIDGYRTRGHLFTKTNPVRERRTASPTLDITNFGLSAADLNTVFDAAKAINIQPCTLQEIVTHLDKIYCQHIGIEYMYIRKPEVVEWIQKKLGVNDNQPKFSAEEKKVILNKLNQAVSFENFLHTKYVGQKRFSLEGGESVIPALDALIERAAEKGVEQFVMGMAHRGRLNVLANIFGKSTQDIFSEFDGKDYDQEYFDGDVKYHLGLTADKVTRSGKKININLAPNPSHLETVGAVIEGITRAKQDKYFPEDFSKVLPIAVHGDAAIAGQGILYEIVQMAQLDGYKTGGTIHIVINNQVGFTTNYLDARSSTYCTDVAKVTLSPVLHVNADDAESVVHAMQFALDFRMQFGCDVFIDLLGYRKYGHNEGDEPRFTQPVLYKIIAKHKNPRDLYAEKLLSEGVITADLVKTLEKEYKDDLDHNLEASRKKDLTIITPFMQNEWDGYEQVSNDVMLEKVNTKVDKATLDSIINTVSSLPTDKKFINKITKIVTDRKTVYDNNTIDWGTAETLAYGSLLTEGYDIRISGQDVERGTFSHRHAVVKVEDSEEEVVLLDHIQNKKGNFRIFNSFLSEYGVLGFDYGYALANPNALTIWEAQFGDFSNGAQIMIDQYISCGEDKWNNQNGIVLLLPHGYEGQGAEHSSARMERYLQLCARHNMYVADCTTPANFFHLLRRQMKTNFRKPLVVFSPKSLLRDPRCVSTVEELANGEFQETIDDATVNKAEVKTLVFCTGKFYYDIVAERTNNGRNDVAVVRVEQLFPLPVDQLKAIIAQYPNADDYVWAQEEPKNMGAYSYMLMNFDLVKWRLASLKAYAAPAAGSYTRAKRRHADAIRMVFDKNLFR; translated from the coding sequence ATGGATAGGTTTTCATTTTTAAACGCAGCACATACCGAATTTTTTGCCCAGTTATACGATCAATATTTAGAGAATCCAGATAGCGTGGAGCCAAGTTGGAGAAGTTTTTTTCAAGGTTTTGACTTTGGAATGACAACTTACAATGAAGAAAATCCAGTAGCACAGTTGGCAAATTTTGCCTCGACAAATACTGATGTAAGTTTAGTTTCGGATAAACTACAAAAAGAATTTAATGTTCTTAAACTGATAGATGGATACCGCACCAGAGGTCATTTGTTTACAAAAACAAACCCAGTAAGAGAAAGACGTACTGCATCTCCTACACTTGATATTACTAATTTTGGCTTATCAGCTGCAGATTTAAATACTGTTTTTGATGCTGCAAAAGCAATCAATATCCAGCCATGTACGCTTCAAGAAATTGTAACACACTTAGATAAAATATACTGCCAGCACATAGGTATTGAGTATATGTACATTCGTAAACCTGAGGTGGTAGAGTGGATTCAGAAAAAACTAGGGGTTAATGATAATCAACCTAAGTTTTCTGCAGAGGAGAAAAAAGTTATTTTAAATAAATTAAATCAAGCTGTTTCTTTTGAAAACTTTTTACACACAAAATATGTGGGGCAAAAACGTTTTTCACTTGAGGGTGGGGAATCAGTTATACCTGCACTTGATGCACTTATCGAGAGAGCAGCAGAGAAAGGTGTTGAGCAGTTTGTAATGGGAATGGCTCACCGAGGTAGATTGAATGTTTTGGCCAATATTTTTGGAAAATCTACTCAAGATATCTTTAGTGAATTTGATGGTAAAGATTACGACCAAGAGTATTTTGATGGAGATGTTAAATACCATTTAGGTTTAACCGCTGATAAAGTTACCAGATCAGGAAAAAAAATAAATATCAATTTAGCTCCTAACCCTTCTCACTTAGAGACTGTAGGAGCAGTTATTGAAGGAATTACGCGTGCCAAACAAGATAAATATTTCCCAGAAGATTTCTCTAAAGTATTGCCTATTGCTGTTCACGGTGATGCGGCCATTGCAGGCCAAGGAATTTTGTATGAAATTGTTCAAATGGCACAACTGGACGGATACAAAACAGGCGGAACCATTCATATTGTGATCAATAACCAAGTAGGTTTTACCACAAATTATCTTGATGCCCGTTCATCTACGTATTGTACCGATGTTGCAAAGGTTACGCTCTCGCCGGTATTGCATGTAAATGCTGATGATGCAGAGTCTGTTGTGCATGCTATGCAGTTTGCATTAGATTTCCGTATGCAGTTTGGGTGTGATGTATTCATTGATTTATTAGGATATAGAAAATACGGACATAATGAAGGTGACGAACCTCGTTTTACACAGCCCGTTTTATATAAAATTATTGCAAAGCACAAAAATCCTAGAGATTTATATGCTGAAAAATTACTTTCAGAAGGAGTTATTACTGCTGATTTAGTAAAAACATTAGAAAAAGAATATAAAGACGATCTAGATCACAACCTAGAAGCTTCCCGTAAAAAAGATTTAACAATCATTACCCCTTTCATGCAAAACGAATGGGATGGATACGAGCAAGTTTCTAATGATGTGATGCTAGAAAAAGTGAACACTAAAGTTGACAAAGCCACTTTAGATTCTATAATAAATACGGTTTCTAGCTTACCAACAGATAAAAAATTCATCAACAAAATCACAAAAATTGTTACTGATAGAAAAACAGTTTATGATAACAATACCATTGACTGGGGAACTGCAGAGACTCTTGCTTATGGATCTTTGTTGACAGAAGGTTATGATATTCGAATTTCAGGGCAAGACGTTGAACGTGGTACTTTTTCGCACCGTCATGCTGTTGTTAAAGTTGAGGATTCTGAGGAAGAAGTAGTATTATTGGATCACATCCAAAACAAAAAAGGAAACTTCCGTATTTTCAATTCCTTCCTTTCAGAATATGGTGTTCTTGGTTTTGATTACGGGTATGCACTAGCAAATCCTAATGCACTTACCATTTGGGAAGCACAATTTGGGGATTTCTCTAATGGAGCTCAAATCATGATTGACCAGTACATTTCTTGTGGCGAAGACAAATGGAACAACCAGAACGGGATTGTTTTATTGTTGCCTCATGGGTATGAAGGGCAAGGAGCAGAGCACTCATCAGCAAGAATGGAACGTTATTTACAACTTTGCGCACGTCACAACATGTACGTTGCCGATTGTACAACGCCAGCCAACTTTTTTCACTTGTTGAGAAGACAAATGAAAACCAATTTCCGTAAGCCGCTAGTTGTGTTTTCACCAAAAAGTTTATTGCGTGATCCAAGATGTGTTTCTACAGTTGAGGAATTAGCCAATGGAGAATTTCAAGAAACTATTGATGACGCTACAGTAAACAAAGCAGAAGTTAAGACCCTAGTATTCTGTACAGGTAAATTTTACTATGATATTGTAGCCGAAAGAACCAACAACGGTCGTAATGATGTTGCAGTAGTTCGTGTGGAGCAATTGTTTCCACTGCCGGTTGACCAACTTAAAGCAATAATTGCGCAGTATCCTAATGCAGATGATTATGTTTGGGCACAAGAAGAACCTAAGAACATGGGAGCTTACAGTTATATGTTGATGAACTTTGATTTGGTAAAATGGAGATTAGCATCTCTAAAAGCTTATGCGGCACCAGCAGCAGGAAGTTACACCAGAGCAAAAAGACGTCACGCTGATGCAATTAGAATGGTATTTGACAAAAATTTATTTAGATAA